GCTGCCGCTCGCACGACTGCTCGGACGCCCCGGACGACCCCGACCTCGACGTCCACCGCGGCAAGCGCGGCGGCACGCCGGCCACCGCGTTCACCCACGTCGTCCACCGCGACGGCGAGACCTTCATCCAGTACTGGCTCTACTACCCGGATTCCACGAGCACGGTGGGCGGGGCCGCGGGCGTGTGGAACACGGTCCGCGACGTGGTGGGCATCGGCCCGGAGTATCCGGGTTTTCACAGGGACGACTGGGAATCGCATCAGATCCGGATCGACGCCAAGGGCCGCGCCACGGTGCGCTCCTCCTCCCACCACGGCTACCAGGGCTGCAAGCACGCCGAGTGCGAGGACGAGTGGTACGCCTGGACCGGCTGGACGCGCGTCTCCTACGGCAGCCACGCGGGGCACGTGCCCACCCGATCGCCGGACCCCGACGACCCGGCCTACCCGGGCGTGCACACGCGCGAGCGCACCTCCACCGGCGAGGGGCTGGCGCTCGTCCCGATCGAGACGCTCGACACGGGCGCCTACGAGCGCCTCGACGACGGCATCACGCCGCCCTGGGGGAAGAAGGTCTACGACGACCCGCTGAGCGATGCGACGGACTGACGTAGGATGACGCTGGCGTCACGATTTCTCGGAGGAGGAGAGCTCAGATGGCGGTTGCGGCCGGAGTGCTGACGGACACCCAGCGGCGGACCCTGGAGGCGGTGTGCGACACGTTCGCGCCCTCGGTGCAGGGCGGCCACGACGATCTCACGCGGGCCTACTTCGCGCGCTCGGCGAGCGACATCGGGGTGGCGCCGCAGGTCGAGGGGCTGATGGCGCAGGCCATGCTGGAAGAGGAGATCGAGGCGTTCGGCCTGCTCTTCGACGCCCTGGCCGACAACGGCTTCGCCGACCTCCCGCTCGAGCAGCGCACGGCGGCCCTTGCCGAGACCAGGGACTCCTCGCACGACGCCAAGCTCGCCCTCCGCGCGCTCAAGGGCCTCACGTTCCTCTTCTTCTACGCGCTCCCCGACGCCGAGGGGCGCAACCCCAACTGGGAGGCGCTCGGCTTCCCCGGGCCGGTGTCGGCGCCGCCGAGCCTGGAGCAGGCGCCCAAGACCATCCCGATCGAGGCCGTCTCAGGGCCCGAGGCCACGCTCACCGCCGACGCCGTGGTGGTGGGGTCGGGCGCGGGCGGCGGCGTCATCGCGGCGCGGATCGCGCAGGCGGGCAGGTCCGTGGTCGTGCTCGAGATGGGCCGGTACCAGAACGAGGCCGACTTCAACCAGCAGGAGCTCAAGACGCTCGAGCTCTACCTCGGCGGCGGCCTCCTGGGCTCCGAGGACGGCTCCATGTCGATCCTCGCCGGCGCCACGCTCGGCGGCGGCACCGTCGTGAACTACATGAACTGCATCCGCACTCCGCAGCACATCCGCGAGGAGTGGGAGGGGCACGGCATCGAGGGCATGGGGTCGCTGGAGTACGAGCAGCACATCGACGCCATCTGGGATCGCCTGTCGGTGAACGCCGAGGCCACCAGCCAGAATCGCCCGCACAAGAAGCTCATCGCGGCGCTGGAGTCGCAGGGCATGGAGCACAAGGTCATCACCCGCAACACCGACCGCGAGTGCGAGGACCCGCGCGTGTGCGGCTACTGCTTGGCGGGCTGCCAGAAGGGTTGCAAGCAGTCCACCCTCAAGACCTTCCTCCAGGACGCCGCCGACGCCGGTGCGCGCTTCGTGGTGGGAGCCCGTGCCGACCGCGTGCTGGTGGAGGACGGGCGGGCGGCCGGCGTGGAGGCTCTCGTGTCCCACGCCGACGGCACGCAGACGCGCCTGCGCGTCGATGCGCCCACCGTGGTCGTGGCGGGCGGGTCCGTGGAGTCGCCGGCGCTGCTGCTGCGCTCGGGCATCGGCGGGCCCGCTGCCGGCAAGCACCTGCGGCTGCAGCCCGCGGGTGTGGTCGAGGGCGTCTACGAGGAGCCCATCGAGGGGTGGGTGGGCCAGATCCAGTCCGCCGTCTCGTACGACTTCGCCGACTGCGAGGGGGAGTACGGCTTCCTCCTGGAGAGCGCGCCCACGCTCCCGGCTTCGCAAGCCGGCTCCTACCCGTTCGAGGACGGTCGCCGGCACAAGGAGGACCTGCTGCGCTGCTTGCGCAACTCCGCTCCGTTCATCAGCGTGGCGCGCGACCACGGCGAGGGCGAGGTGGTCGTCGACGAGCACGGCCGTGCGGTGGTGCGCTGGTCGCTCGACGACGAGTTGGACCGGCGCATGTTCGTGCGGGCGCAGCTCGAGCTGTGCCGGCTCCACCGCGCGGCGGGCGCCAAGGAGATGTTCACGTTCCACTCGGAGCGGATCTGGTGGCGCGAGGGCGATGACTTCGACGCCTTCCTCGGGCGCGTGGAGACGGCGTCCTACGAGGCGGCGGACGTCGTCGTGTTCTCCGCCCACCAGATGGGCTCGTGCCGGATGGGCAGCGATCCCGCGGAGTCCGTGGCGGATGGCCGCGGCCAGCTCCACGACGTCGCCGGGGTGTGGATCGGGGACGCCTCGGCGTTCCCCACGGCGCCGGGCGTGAACCCGATGATCTCGGTCATGGCCCTCGCACACAGGACCGCCGGGGAGATCCTGCGCGTGTAACCCAACCGGAACTTTCTATGCCCGATTGGGTTACGGTGGCCATATGTCACGGATCGTCGCCGCACTCGCCACCGCCCTTGCCCTTCTGGTCCTGCCGGCCGCCGCCACGGCGGCCCGGGACCTCCAGATCGGGATCATGGACGACCAGCTGATCCTGTTCGACGACAACGAGCGGATCAACGGGGCCATGACCGTCTTCACCGAGAACCTCGGGGCGGACTTCGTCCGGGTCTCGGCGTTCTGGCGCGACATCGCGCCGGCCGCGGAGGCCCAGGACAAGCCGGCCGGCTTCCAGGCGCACGACCCCAACGCGCCGGGCTATGACTGGACCGTGCTCGACAAGGTCGTGCAGACCGCGCACGCGCGCGGGCTGAAGGTGCTGATCTCGATCACCACCCCGGCGCCGATCTGGGCCAGCGCGTCGCCGAGCCGCGAGAACCCGGTGTGGAAGATCAGGCCGGTCGAGTTCGCCCGCTTCGCGCAGGCGGTGGCCACCCGCTACGAGCCCTATGCCGACATGTACGCGATCGGCAACGAGCCCAACCAGGGCGCCTGGCTTCAGCCCCAGGCCGACAGCAAGGGCCTCTACGCCCCGCACCTCTACCGCCGCTGGGTGGACGGCTCCTACCCGCGAATCAAGAAGGCCGACCCCACCTCCACCGTGCTGATCGGCGAGCTCGCCTCCAGCGGCCGCGACGACCGCGGCGCCACGCGGCCCATCCGCCCGCTCGAGTTCCTGCGCGAGATGGCCTGCCGCGACGACGACTACGACCGCAAGCGCCGCGGCCGCTGCGACGACTTCGAGGCCGTCGAGGCCGACGCGATCGGCCACCACCCGTACAAGTTCGCCGGCCGTCCCGACCGCCGCTCCCGCGAGCGCGACGACGCCGCGATCGGCGACTGGAGGCGGCTGCGCAGCACCGTCGACCAGCTCACCCGGCGCAAGGGGCTGCGACCGCAGCAGGGCAGGCGCTTCGACTTCTGGTACACCGAGTTCGGCTACCAGACCGACCCGCCCGACCCCATCAGCGGCATCTCGCTCGCCCGCCAGGACGACTATCTCCAGCAGGCGTTCCACTACGCCTGGCGCACCCCGCGGGTGCGCGGCATGGTGCAGTTCCGCCTCACCGACGGCGAGCTCACCGACGCCGAGGGGCCGGCCCGCTTCTCGGAGTTCCAGAGCGGCCTGCTGTTCGAGGACGGGAAGCCCAAGACGGCCTACCACAACTTCATGGACCCGTTCTGGATCTCGGAGACCAAGCCCGACGAGGGCGACGGCATCACGCTCTGGGGTCAGGTGCGCCCGGGCGTGAACCACCGTGTGGCGGTCCAGTACCGCTCCCGCCCGAGCCGTGACTGGAAGACGCTCTTCACGCGCGAGACGGACGAGAACGGCTACTGGGAGCGGCGCATCGAGGGCCGCACCGGCCAGTTCCGCTTCACCTGGAGCGACGGCCGCTCCACCGCGCGCACGGTGCACGTGCAGGACTGACCGCCACCCCGCCACGAACTGCACGAACGTCGCTCGCTACCCCCCATAGGGGCCAGCGAGCGACGTTCGTGGTGCGTGGGGTGGATCCGTCGTAGGGTTCCGGCCGGTGGTCAGCGTCCAGACAGAGGGAGATGTCGCGGTCGTGCGCATCGACCGCCCGCCCGCCAACGCCATGGACCTCGAGCTGCTCGCCGCCGGCCACGCCGCGCTGTCGGAGGTGGAGGACGCGGGCGCCGTGGTGCTCACCGGTCGCGAGGGCTTCTTCTCGGCGGGGGTGGACCTCAAGCTGGCGCCCACGCTGGACGCCGGCGGCCAGCGCGAGATGGTGGAGGGCATCAACCGCCTGTTCGCCGGCTGGTACGCGCTTCCCCGCCCGCTGGTGTGCGCGGTCAACGGCCACGCCATCGCCGGCGGCCTGATCATGGCGCTGTGTGGAGACCTGCGCGTGGGCGTGGACGCGGGCGCCAAGCTCGGCCTCACCGAGCTGAAGGCGGGCATCCCCTACCCGGCCGTGGCGCTCGCGGTCACGCGCGCGGAGCTCACCCCGGCCGCCGTGCGCCTGCTGGCCCTGCGCGCCCACCTCGTCGAGCCGCCCGAGGCGCTCCGCCTGGGCGTTCTCGACGAGCTTGCGCCGGCCCCCGCCCTGCTCGACACCGCAATCGAGCGGGCCGGCGAGCTCGCCGCGCTGCCGCGGGCGGCGTATGAGACGGTGAAGCGGCAGGTGCGCGGCCCGGCCATAGAGGCCATGGACCGGCTCCTGGAGGGTGGCGACGACCCGATGCTCGGGGCGTGGCTCGGCGACGAGGCCGCGGCCGCTTCACGGGCCATCCTCGAACGCGGCTGATCCGTCAGACTCCATTCATGGCGGAGGGCGTGCGCACGCGAGCCAGGCCGTCCCCGAACGGCGGGCCGCCCGGCAGCACCCGGCCGAGCGCCGACGGGCTGCTCGGCGGCCTGAGTCCGCTCAGGCTCGGGGCCGCCCTGGGCAGGGCGGTTCGGGCGCGCATCCCGCGCGCCGACCTCGACGAGCGCGATCCCGACTACATCCGGGACACGCTCCCGGGCATGTGGCTGCTGGCCTCGTTCTGGTTCCGCGCCGAGGTGCGCGGCCTCGACCGCATCCCCGCCGCAGGGCCCGTGCTGCTCGTGGGCAACCACTCGGGCGGCAACGTAACCCCCGACACCACGGTCTTCACGCTCGCCTTCAACACCTACTTCGGGGTCGAGCGCCGCTT
The Thermoleophilaceae bacterium DNA segment above includes these coding regions:
- a CDS encoding FAD-dependent oxidoreductase — its product is MAVAAGVLTDTQRRTLEAVCDTFAPSVQGGHDDLTRAYFARSASDIGVAPQVEGLMAQAMLEEEIEAFGLLFDALADNGFADLPLEQRTAALAETRDSSHDAKLALRALKGLTFLFFYALPDAEGRNPNWEALGFPGPVSAPPSLEQAPKTIPIEAVSGPEATLTADAVVVGSGAGGGVIAARIAQAGRSVVVLEMGRYQNEADFNQQELKTLELYLGGGLLGSEDGSMSILAGATLGGGTVVNYMNCIRTPQHIREEWEGHGIEGMGSLEYEQHIDAIWDRLSVNAEATSQNRPHKKLIAALESQGMEHKVITRNTDRECEDPRVCGYCLAGCQKGCKQSTLKTFLQDAADAGARFVVGARADRVLVEDGRAAGVEALVSHADGTQTRLRVDAPTVVVAGGSVESPALLLRSGIGGPAAGKHLRLQPAGVVEGVYEEPIEGWVGQIQSAVSYDFADCEGEYGFLLESAPTLPASQAGSYPFEDGRRHKEDLLRCLRNSAPFISVARDHGEGEVVVDEHGRAVVRWSLDDELDRRMFVRAQLELCRLHRAAGAKEMFTFHSERIWWREGDDFDAFLGRVETASYEAADVVVFSAHQMGSCRMGSDPAESVADGRGQLHDVAGVWIGDASAFPTAPGVNPMISVMALAHRTAGEILRV
- a CDS encoding cellulase family glycosylhydrolase; the protein is MSRIVAALATALALLVLPAAATAARDLQIGIMDDQLILFDDNERINGAMTVFTENLGADFVRVSAFWRDIAPAAEAQDKPAGFQAHDPNAPGYDWTVLDKVVQTAHARGLKVLISITTPAPIWASASPSRENPVWKIRPVEFARFAQAVATRYEPYADMYAIGNEPNQGAWLQPQADSKGLYAPHLYRRWVDGSYPRIKKADPTSTVLIGELASSGRDDRGATRPIRPLEFLREMACRDDDYDRKRRGRCDDFEAVEADAIGHHPYKFAGRPDRRSRERDDAAIGDWRRLRSTVDQLTRRKGLRPQQGRRFDFWYTEFGYQTDPPDPISGISLARQDDYLQQAFHYAWRTPRVRGMVQFRLTDGELTDAEGPARFSEFQSGLLFEDGKPKTAYHNFMDPFWISETKPDEGDGITLWGQVRPGVNHRVAVQYRSRPSRDWKTLFTRETDENGYWERRIEGRTGQFRFTWSDGRSTARTVHVQD
- a CDS encoding enoyl-CoA hydratase/isomerase family protein, translated to MVSVQTEGDVAVVRIDRPPANAMDLELLAAGHAALSEVEDAGAVVLTGREGFFSAGVDLKLAPTLDAGGQREMVEGINRLFAGWYALPRPLVCAVNGHAIAGGLIMALCGDLRVGVDAGAKLGLTELKAGIPYPAVALAVTRAELTPAAVRLLALRAHLVEPPEALRLGVLDELAPAPALLDTAIERAGELAALPRAAYETVKRQVRGPAIEAMDRLLEGGDDPMLGAWLGDEAAAASRAILERG